From one Paenibacillus sp. FSL K6-1330 genomic stretch:
- the dnaA gene encoding chromosomal replication initiator protein DnaA, translating to MESHTSELWQEILSIIQTKLSKPSFDTWFKATKALTINDHSVVISAPTTFAVEWLESRYTKLVSATVLEVVGKQVDVRFVIEEAKGHEPVPQQPSPPLEISGEEIQSHMLNPKYTFDTFVIGSGNRFAHAASLAVAEAPAKAYNPLFLYGGVGLGKTHLMHAIGHYILEHNPSSRVVYISSEKFTNEFINSIRDNRAESFRNKYRSVDILLIDDIQFLAGKESTQEEFFHTFNALHEERKQIIISSDRPPKEIPTLEERLRSRFEWGLITDIQPPDLETRIAILRKKAKAENLDIPNEAMMYIANQIDTNIRELEGALIRVVAYSSLTNQDVTTHLAAEALKDIIPSSRPRMITIQDIQQKVGEYYNLRLEDFKARKRTKAVAFPRQIAMYLSRELTDYSLPKIGEAFGGRDHTTVIHAHEKITQSLKNDQELFKVVNNITEKIKNPT from the coding sequence TTGGAAAGCCATACTTCCGAATTATGGCAAGAAATATTATCGATCATACAAACCAAGCTGAGTAAACCGAGTTTTGACACTTGGTTTAAAGCGACCAAGGCATTGACCATTAACGATCACTCCGTCGTCATTTCAGCACCGACAACGTTTGCTGTGGAATGGCTGGAGAGCCGATACACCAAGCTGGTTAGTGCAACCGTACTGGAGGTGGTGGGCAAACAGGTGGATGTCCGCTTTGTCATTGAAGAGGCTAAAGGACACGAACCTGTGCCGCAGCAGCCCTCGCCGCCGCTTGAAATATCCGGGGAAGAAATTCAGTCTCATATGCTGAATCCGAAGTATACGTTTGATACCTTTGTCATCGGTTCTGGCAACCGGTTCGCGCATGCTGCCTCGCTCGCTGTTGCTGAAGCTCCGGCTAAGGCGTATAACCCATTATTCCTATATGGTGGAGTTGGTCTTGGAAAAACGCACTTGATGCATGCGATCGGCCACTATATTTTGGAGCACAATCCCAGCAGTAGAGTCGTATATATTTCCTCCGAGAAATTCACCAACGAGTTCATCAACTCCATTCGGGATAACCGCGCTGAAAGCTTCCGCAACAAGTACCGTAGCGTCGATATTCTGCTCATTGACGATATTCAGTTCTTGGCAGGCAAAGAATCGACGCAGGAGGAATTTTTCCACACGTTTAACGCCCTGCACGAAGAGCGGAAGCAGATTATCATATCCAGTGACCGTCCGCCTAAGGAGATACCGACGCTGGAAGAACGGCTCCGTTCCCGGTTCGAATGGGGATTGATCACCGATATTCAACCACCGGATCTAGAGACGCGGATCGCTATTCTTCGCAAGAAAGCGAAAGCCGAGAATCTGGATATTCCGAACGAAGCCATGATGTATATCGCCAATCAGATCGATACGAACATTCGTGAGCTCGAAGGTGCCCTGATCCGTGTCGTTGCCTATTCCTCCCTAACCAATCAGGACGTAACCACGCATCTGGCAGCCGAAGCCCTGAAGGATATTATTCCGTCCAGTCGGCCGCGAATGATTACGATTCAGGACATCCAGCAAAAGGTCGGCGAGTATTACAACCTGAGGCTGGAAGACTTCAAAGCCCGCAAACGGACCAAAGCCGTCGCGTTTCCGCGGCAAATTGCCATGTACCTATCCCGTGAATTAACCGACTATTCCCTTCCCAAGATCGGAGAAGCATTCGGAGGCCGGGATCATACCACTGTCATACATGCCCATGAGAAGATTACCCAATCTCTGAAAAATGACCAGGAGCTGTTTAAAGTGGTCAATAATATTACGGAGAAAATCAAAAATCCAACCTGA
- the dnaN gene encoding DNA polymerase III subunit beta, translating into MKISILKNVLNESIQHVSKAISSRTTIPILSGIKLDVTYSGVTLTASDTDISIQSFIPAEDEKHTIVQVEQPGSVVLPAKFFVEIIKKLPSQEIQMEVKENFHTFISSGATEIQMVGLDPEEFPVLPNIEDSQTVSLPGDLLKNMIKQTVFSISTHETTPILTGVLWSLNDNELKFTATDRHRLATRSAQLDNAQDISFNNVVIAGKTLNELSKIIPDQNTLVDIVVADNQVLFKIDRVLFYSRILDGIYPDTSRIIPTSHKTELVLDTKKLSESIDRAYLLSKEEKTNIVLLQTMEHGGIEISSSSSELGKVREELDLVDFKGEPLRISFNSKYMLDVLKVVESEQLMIAFMGVMSPIILKPLDDSKSQYIILPYRTAN; encoded by the coding sequence ATGAAAATCAGCATATTAAAAAATGTATTAAACGAATCCATTCAACACGTATCCAAGGCGATTTCCAGCCGAACCACAATTCCGATCCTCAGCGGCATTAAACTGGATGTCACCTATTCGGGTGTCACACTAACTGCTAGCGATACTGATATTTCCATTCAATCGTTTATTCCTGCGGAAGATGAGAAGCATACCATCGTCCAAGTAGAACAGCCTGGTAGTGTTGTGCTGCCAGCCAAATTTTTTGTTGAAATCATCAAGAAACTCCCTTCCCAAGAAATCCAGATGGAGGTAAAAGAAAACTTCCACACCTTTATCTCTTCGGGAGCTACGGAAATTCAGATGGTGGGTTTGGACCCGGAAGAATTCCCTGTATTGCCTAACATCGAAGACAGCCAAACCGTTTCTTTGCCTGGAGATCTGCTGAAAAATATGATCAAGCAAACGGTATTCTCCATTTCCACCCATGAAACAACGCCTATTTTGACTGGGGTATTATGGAGTCTGAACGACAATGAGCTGAAATTTACCGCTACAGACCGTCACAGATTGGCAACTCGCTCCGCACAGCTGGACAATGCGCAGGACATTTCGTTCAACAATGTCGTTATTGCGGGTAAAACGCTGAATGAGCTGAGCAAAATCATTCCGGACCAAAATACGCTGGTTGATATCGTTGTGGCCGATAATCAGGTATTATTTAAAATTGACCGTGTTCTGTTCTATTCCCGTATACTGGACGGCATTTATCCCGATACTTCTAGAATTATTCCAACATCGCATAAAACAGAACTCGTTTTGGACACAAAAAAATTAAGCGAGTCGATCGACCGCGCTTACCTGCTCTCCAAAGAGGAGAAAACGAACATTGTTCTCCTGCAAACGATGGAACATGGCGGCATTGAGATCTCTTCCAGCTCTTCCGAGCTTGGTAAAGTGCGTGAAGAATTGGATCTGGTCGATTTCAAAGGGGAGCCGCTGCGCATCTCGTTCAACTCCAAATATATGCTGGACGTGCTCAAGGTGGTTGAAAGTGAACAGCTGATGATCGCTTTCATGGGAGTTATGAGCCCGATCATTCTTAAACCGCTCGACGACAGCAAGAGCCAATATATTATTCTGCCGTACCGTACGGCCAATTAA
- the yaaA gene encoding S4 domain-containing protein YaaA — protein MKQIFIHSEYIKLDQFLKLSDCVSTGGMAKALLQEGAVLVNDEKEERRGRKLVPGDIVKVEDCGTFQVAAQ, from the coding sequence ATGAAACAAATATTTATCCACAGTGAATATATCAAGCTGGATCAGTTCTTGAAGCTTTCAGATTGCGTATCCACAGGTGGGATGGCGAAGGCACTGCTGCAGGAAGGAGCAGTTCTGGTCAACGACGAAAAGGAAGAGCGGCGCGGACGCAAACTGGTACCTGGCGACATTGTCAAGGTGGAGGATTGCGGAACGTTTCAGGTGGCAGCACAATAG